The Verrucomicrobiota bacterium nucleotide sequence GTCGCCCTTTGTCGAGAGCCCGCCGCGCAGGTAGCGGTCGATGTCAGCCGACGTGATCTCGAGCGTCAGCCCGAACCGGGCAAAGACCTCGGGCACCTTCGCCACCATCGCCGCGAGCTGCTTCCGCTTCGCCGCCCGGATCGTCTCGATCCGCCGGATCGTTTCGATCCGTTCTCGGCCTTTGCCCGTCGAGTACCACGCCAAAAAACGCGCACCGTCGGGAAACCACGCGATGATCTCCGTGCCCGGGCTGTTCGTGTAGAACTCGATCCCGGCTACGACGTCGATCTCGAAGAGGGGTCCCGCCTCAAGCGCTTCCGGCACGCCGTCGAACACGTCGTGGTCCGTGATCGCGATCGCCCGCATGCGCCGCCGCCACGCCTCGTAGACGCGCCCCGCCGGCGAGTGGTAGCCGTCCGAGTAGAACGTGTGCAGATGCAGGTCCACCTCGACATTCGCATCGAGATCCTGCACGCCGACCTTGGCGAGTTCGCGCGCCGCCGCCAACCGAGCCTCTCGCCCGGCCGCATACGAGTTGATTGTCTCCTGGAGCTGCTCTCGCATCATCGTGGCGCCGGCGTCCCGCCGGCTATCTCGGGGGCGTCTCGCCCCCGCGTATCTGATGGAACCCGCATCGTGCGTCGGCGGGCAAGATGCCCGCCGGACAGCCGGCAAGTTGCCGGCGCTACACGCTTCCGCGCTTCTCGTCGAGCGGGTAGTGCTCGGCGACCCAGGCCATGGCTTCGTCGTGCGAGGTGAGCACGCCTTCGAGCTGGAGGTCCTCGACCGCGTCGAGAATCTCGCCGAAGAGCGGGCCGGGCGTGTACCCGGCGGCGATGAGGTCGTGGCCCGTGATGAGCGGCGCGGGCTTGATGACCTCGGGCGGCAGCTCGGCCATCTTCTCGACGAGGTAG carries:
- a CDS encoding PHP domain-containing protein; its protein translation is MMREQLQETINSYAAGREARLAAARELAKVGVQDLDANVEVDLHLHTFYSDGYHSPAGRVYEAWRRRMRAIAITDHDVFDGVPEALEAGPLFEIDVVAGIEFYTNSPGTEIIAWFPDGARFLAWYSTGKGRERIETIRRIETIRAAKRKQLAAMVAKVPEVFARFGLTLEITSADIDRYLRGGLSTKGDISVALSLKYGDLLRERGLARDVKEIQLAYTTKAGMLDEPLDVGSLDISPEAFIHYVLELGGVPGLSHPTELKNKEGKTNAGIGETIWRLGEAGLMAVEVDGWRNTTDDETGLYQTQLFSAMVDEYNAAHPAQKLIKTNGSDDHNQPGEGLEMGKGRNGNLLPEFGRYEVVEQLRAAQEDLKHRRREPAA